A window of the Penaeus vannamei isolate JL-2024 chromosome 19, ASM4276789v1, whole genome shotgun sequence genome harbors these coding sequences:
- the LOC113804810 gene encoding ETS homologous factor, whose product MHSRQMESGFDSLESSLSFEDSLLQSSNIDHLYHTYLGSMDTFPAAYGGNDTYSTEQLNLQCQSLHDRAARQRGAQLETFQNVSVSDWRGEECAAWASSVCRRRGLGQNAVDLCSFKTLSGSLILQFSLQDFCTLVGDDIGRLFYKDFRAQVKRQGADYLEDQGEGNSSIFSTDSNAAQDADSWTYTKDDFQALDKYILEDTWDPQSDSLQDLDLQEQFMPIKYDEYQPQHPHMPEGHHHEPLTLQSDPTSSYPSPADSDVFKKIPTNTRRRERGPKSWEFLVRLLADPRTNPSVIRWEDEGDATFRLTQPDAIARMWGARSGKPSLSYVNFARGLRYHYNTGALEAVSERQLVYRCGPKALQYLKQLKQEGM is encoded by the exons ATGCACAGTCGACAAATGGAGTCGGGTTTTGACAGCTTGGAATCCTCTCTCAGCTTCGAAGATTCGCTCCTACAGTCAAGCAACATAGACCACCTCTACCACACGTACCTCGGCAGCATGGACACTTTCCCTGCAGCATATGGCGGCAACGACACGTATTCCACCGAACAGCTGAACCTCCAGTGCCAAAGCCTACACGACAGAGCAGCCAGACAGCGTGGCGCACAGCTGGAAACGTTTCAAAATGTCAGCGTCAGCGACTGGCGAGGAGAG GAGTGCGCAGCCTGGGCCTCCAGCGTGTGCCGCCGTCGGGGCCTCGGCCAGAACGCCGTGGATCTCTGCTCCTTCAAGACTCTCAGTGGGTCCCTTATACTTCAGTTTTCCCTGCAGGATTTCTGCACACTTGTCGGCGACGATATTGGGAGACTGTTTTACAAGGACTTTCGGGCTCAAGTGAAGAGACAAGGAG CGGACTACCTCGAGGACCAAGGCGAAGGCAACTCCTCCATCTTCAGCACGGACTCGAACGCAGCCCAGGACGCCGACTCGTGGACGTATACGAAGGACGACTTTCAAGCCCTCGACAAGTACATTCTCGAGGACACGTGGGACCCCCAGTCGGACAGCCTGCAGGACCTCGATCTACAGGAGCAGTTCATGCCGATCAAATATG ATGAGTATCAGCCTCAGCATCCGCACATGCCCGAGGGTCACCACCATGAGCCGCTGACCTTACAAAGTGACCCGACCTCCTCCTACCCGTCACCTGCCGACTCGGACGTTTTCAAAAAGATTCCAACGAATACACGTAGACGAG AACGCGGCCCCAAGAGCTGGGAGTTCCTGGTCCGCCTCCTCGCTGACCCTCGAACCAATCCCTCGGTGATTCGCTGGGAGGACGAGGGCGACGCGACCTTCCGCCTCACGCAGCCGGACGCGATCGCCAGGATGTGGGGCGCCAGGTCAGGGAAGCCGAGCCTCTCCTATGTCAACTTCGCGAGGGGACTGAG gtACCACTACAACACCGGCGCTCTCGAGGCCGTGTCGGAGAGGCAGCTCGTGTACCGCTGCGGACCGAAAGCGCTGCAGTATCTCAAGCAACTTAAGCAAGAGGGCATGTGA